A stretch of Allostreptomyces psammosilenae DNA encodes these proteins:
- the ftsX gene encoding permease-like cell division protein FtsX — protein MRAQFVLSEILVGLRRNLTMTFAVIVSVALSLALAGAGLLVREQVSQMQSYWYDRVQVSLFLCNENDQNTSPEVCGGGAVTDEQRESIRADLEKLPVVEEVLYESQEEAYERYKEQFPDSPLVANVSPETMQESFRVALKDPTQYEVITSAFQGRPGVQDIMDQRDTLEPLFNILTQLTWAALIVMLFMLVVAVLLIVNTVRVSAFSRRRETGIMRLVGASNFYIQIPFIMEAAFAGLIGGLLACGFIVAAQQFMVEGRLRESVPLVDFIGWSEIVRVLPLLVVFGVLMSAVAAFLTLRRYLRV, from the coding sequence ATGCGGGCCCAGTTCGTCCTGTCGGAGATCCTCGTCGGCCTCCGGCGCAACCTGACGATGACCTTCGCGGTGATCGTCAGTGTGGCGCTCTCCCTCGCCCTCGCCGGCGCCGGACTGCTCGTGCGCGAGCAGGTCTCGCAGATGCAGTCCTACTGGTACGACCGCGTCCAGGTCTCCCTCTTCCTGTGCAACGAGAACGACCAGAACACCTCGCCGGAGGTGTGCGGCGGCGGCGCCGTCACCGACGAGCAGCGCGAGTCCATCCGGGCGGACCTGGAGAAGCTGCCGGTGGTCGAGGAGGTGCTCTACGAGAGCCAGGAGGAGGCGTACGAGCGGTACAAGGAGCAGTTCCCGGACTCCCCGCTGGTGGCCAACGTCTCCCCGGAGACCATGCAGGAGTCCTTCCGGGTGGCGCTGAAGGACCCGACCCAGTACGAGGTCATCACCAGCGCCTTCCAGGGGCGTCCCGGCGTGCAGGACATCATGGACCAGCGCGACACGCTGGAGCCGCTGTTCAACATCCTGACCCAGCTGACCTGGGCCGCGCTGATCGTCATGCTGTTCATGCTGGTCGTGGCGGTGCTGCTGATCGTCAACACGGTCCGGGTGTCGGCGTTCAGCCGGCGCCGGGAGACCGGGATCATGCGGCTGGTCGGCGCCTCGAACTTCTACATCCAGATCCCGTTCATCATGGAGGCGGCGTTCGCCGGTCTCATCGGCGGCCTGCTGGCCTGCGGCTTCATCGTGGCCGCGCAGCAGTTCATGGTGGAGGGCCGGCTGCGCGAGTCGGTGCCGCTGGTGGACTTCATCGGTTGGAGCGAGATCGTCCGGGTGCTGCCGCTGCTGGTGGTGTTCGGCGTGCTGATGTCCGCGGTGGCGGCCTTCCTCACCCTGCGCAGGTACCTGCGGGTCTGA
- the ftsE gene encoding cell division ATP-binding protein FtsE, producing MIRFDNVSKTYARQKRPALQNVSLEIEKGEFVFLVGTSGSGKSTFLRLMLKEERPTTGSVHVLGKDLGRLSNWRVPHFRRQLGTVFQDFRLLPNKTVAQNVAFALEVIGKPRAAIRKTVPEVLDLVGLGGKEERMPGELSGGEQQRVAIARAFVNRPLLLIADEPTGNLDPQTSVGIMKLLDRINRTGTTVIMATHDQAIVDQMRKRVIELHHGQLVRDQSRGVYGYQH from the coding sequence GTGATCCGATTCGACAACGTCTCCAAGACCTACGCCCGGCAGAAGCGCCCGGCCCTGCAGAACGTCTCGCTTGAGATCGAGAAGGGCGAGTTCGTCTTCCTGGTCGGTACCTCCGGCTCCGGCAAGTCCACCTTCCTGCGGCTGATGCTGAAGGAGGAGCGGCCCACCACCGGGTCCGTGCACGTCCTCGGCAAGGACCTCGGCCGGCTGTCCAACTGGCGGGTGCCGCACTTCCGCCGGCAGTTGGGCACGGTCTTCCAGGACTTCCGCCTGCTGCCCAACAAGACGGTGGCGCAGAACGTCGCCTTCGCCCTGGAGGTGATCGGCAAGCCGCGCGCCGCCATCCGCAAGACCGTCCCCGAGGTGCTCGACCTGGTCGGCCTCGGCGGCAAGGAGGAGCGGATGCCCGGCGAGCTCTCCGGTGGTGAGCAGCAGCGCGTGGCGATCGCCCGGGCGTTCGTCAACCGCCCGCTGCTGCTGATCGCCGACGAGCCCACGGGTAACCTCGACCCGCAGACCTCGGTCGGCATCATGAAGCTCCTGGACCGCATCAACCGCACCGGCACCACGGTGATCATGGCGACGCACGACCAGGCGATCGTCGACCAGATGCGCAAGCGGGTCATCGAGCTGCACCACGGCCAGCTGGTCCGCGACCAGTCCCGTGGCGTGTACGGCTACCAGCACTGA
- a CDS encoding alpha/beta fold hydrolase yields MTEFLDVPGGRIAYDVTGDGPLVVCLPGMGDVRGAYRFLAPRLVAAGYRVATADLRGHGESSAHWDSYGHSDLGADLLALIRHLGGPAVVVAHSFSPGAAVFAAAEAPEEVLSTVLIGPFATQPELNPLLELAVRLVVRSATLWGAFYTSLYPGTRPDDFAAYRAALKATLRESGRMAAVAAMSQPAARDADGHRARATQPSLIVMGTRDGDFPDPRAAADAMAAALAGPAEVAMIEGAGHYPHAQFPAETAAVVLPFLRATHAPAGRPADAPAPSQAPATVTA; encoded by the coding sequence ATGACCGAGTTCCTGGACGTCCCCGGCGGACGGATCGCCTACGACGTGACCGGCGACGGCCCGCTGGTGGTCTGCCTGCCCGGCATGGGCGACGTGCGCGGCGCCTACCGCTTCCTCGCCCCCCGACTGGTCGCGGCGGGCTACCGGGTGGCCACTGCCGACCTGCGCGGACACGGCGAGTCCAGCGCCCACTGGGACTCCTACGGCCACTCCGACCTCGGCGCGGACCTGCTGGCCCTGATCCGGCACCTCGGCGGGCCGGCCGTGGTCGTCGCGCACTCCTTCTCGCCCGGCGCGGCCGTCTTCGCCGCCGCCGAGGCCCCCGAGGAGGTCCTCAGCACCGTGCTGATCGGCCCCTTCGCCACCCAGCCCGAACTGAACCCGCTGCTGGAGCTGGCCGTGCGCCTGGTGGTGCGCAGCGCCACCCTCTGGGGCGCCTTCTACACCTCCCTCTACCCGGGAACGCGGCCCGACGACTTCGCCGCCTACCGGGCCGCCCTGAAGGCCACCCTGCGCGAGAGCGGCCGGATGGCCGCCGTCGCCGCCATGTCCCAGCCCGCCGCCCGCGACGCCGACGGGCACCGCGCCCGCGCCACCCAGCCGTCACTGATCGTGATGGGCACCCGGGACGGCGACTTCCCGGACCCCCGCGCCGCCGCCGACGCGATGGCGGCGGCGCTGGCCGGCCCCGCCGAGGTCGCCATGATCGAGGGCGCCGGCCACTACCCGCACGCCCAGTTCCCCGCCGAGACCGCCGCCGTGGTCCTGCCGTTCCTCCGCGCCACCCACGCACCGGCGGGGCGCCCGGCCGACGCCCCGGCACCGTCACAGGCGCCCGCTACGGTGACGGCGTGA
- a CDS encoding alkaline phosphatase D family protein, with protein sequence MSATRGNAWASGPNRRRVIGFGGAGAAAVLLGTGALHDDRALAAPMRLDNPFTLGVASGDPLPDGVVLWTRLAPDPYRADGTGGMPDRPVRVEWEVAADERFHRVVRRGAVTATPELGHSVHVEVSGLRPATEYHYRFRARGEISPVGRTRTAPAVWADPRSLTFAFASCQAWEDGHYTAYAHMAREDLDFVVHLGDYIYEYACTGAKRGTPVGEQFGTETMTLDRYRLQYALYKSDENLQAAHAAFPWIHTMDDHEVENNWAAGLSQADSEPDQDPAVFLQRRAAAFQAMYENLPLRRAQMPDGPDMRLHRRLSYGGLADITMIDTRQYRDDQPCGDGSDVGCVDRLDPDRTLLGAEQREWLLQGFSRSRARWQVLGNQAPMGETDQDAGPDKRLFMDPWDGYVAERDRVLAGAVDRGVRNLVVITGDRHQNYAWDLKRDFEDPDSPTVASEFVGTSISSGGDGADMTAEGERFLAANPHMKFFNAQRGYVRCTVTEREWRSDYRVVPYVLTPGAPISTRASYVVQDGVPGVQEG encoded by the coding sequence ATGTCCGCAACTCGGGGGAACGCGTGGGCGTCCGGTCCGAACCGCCGCCGGGTGATCGGGTTCGGCGGGGCGGGCGCGGCGGCCGTCCTGCTGGGCACCGGCGCGCTCCACGACGACCGGGCGCTGGCCGCGCCGATGCGCCTGGACAACCCGTTCACCCTCGGTGTCGCCTCCGGCGACCCGCTGCCGGACGGCGTGGTGCTGTGGACCCGGCTCGCCCCCGACCCCTACCGCGCGGACGGCACCGGCGGCATGCCGGACCGCCCCGTCCGGGTGGAGTGGGAGGTCGCCGCCGACGAGCGGTTCCACCGGGTGGTGCGGCGCGGCGCGGTGACCGCGACCCCGGAGCTCGGGCACTCCGTGCACGTGGAGGTCTCCGGACTGCGCCCGGCCACCGAGTACCACTACCGCTTCCGCGCCCGCGGCGAGATCAGCCCGGTCGGCCGCACCCGGACGGCCCCGGCGGTCTGGGCCGACCCGCGCTCGCTCACCTTCGCGTTCGCCTCCTGCCAGGCCTGGGAGGACGGCCACTACACGGCGTACGCGCACATGGCCCGGGAGGACCTCGACTTCGTCGTCCACCTCGGCGACTACATCTACGAGTACGCCTGCACCGGAGCCAAGCGCGGCACCCCGGTCGGGGAGCAGTTCGGCACCGAGACGATGACCCTGGACCGCTACCGCCTGCAGTACGCGCTCTACAAGTCGGACGAGAACCTCCAGGCCGCGCACGCCGCCTTCCCGTGGATCCACACCATGGACGACCACGAGGTGGAGAACAACTGGGCCGCCGGGCTCTCCCAGGCCGACAGCGAGCCCGACCAGGACCCGGCGGTCTTCCTCCAGCGCCGGGCCGCCGCCTTCCAGGCCATGTACGAGAACCTGCCGCTGCGCCGGGCGCAGATGCCGGACGGGCCGGACATGCGGCTGCACCGGCGGCTGTCCTACGGCGGGCTGGCCGACATCACCATGATCGACACCCGCCAGTACCGGGACGACCAGCCGTGCGGCGACGGCTCCGACGTCGGCTGCGTGGACCGGCTGGACCCGGACCGCACCCTGCTCGGCGCGGAGCAGCGCGAGTGGCTGCTGCAGGGCTTCTCCCGGTCCCGGGCGCGCTGGCAGGTCCTCGGCAACCAGGCGCCGATGGGCGAGACCGACCAGGACGCCGGCCCGGACAAGCGGCTGTTCATGGATCCGTGGGACGGCTACGTCGCCGAGCGCGACCGGGTGCTGGCCGGGGCCGTGGACCGGGGGGTGCGCAACCTGGTGGTGATCACCGGTGATCGGCACCAGAACTACGCCTGGGACCTCAAGCGGGACTTCGAGGACCCGGACTCCCCGACGGTGGCGAGCGAGTTCGTCGGCACGTCGATCTCCAGCGGCGGGGACGGCGCCGACATGACGGCTGAGGGCGAGCGCTTCCTGGCGGCCAACCCGCACATGAAGTTCTTCAACGCGCAGCGCGGCTATGTGCGCTGCACGGTGACGGAGCGGGAGTGGCGCAGCGACTACCGGGTGGTGCCGTACGTGCTGACCCCGGGCGCGCCGATCTCGACCCGGGCGAGCTACGTGGTGCAGGACGGCGTGCCGGGGGTCCAGGAGGGCTGA
- a CDS encoding helix-turn-helix domain-containing protein: MAEDLGSRVSVVRQWQLAATLKRLREEAGLTQDQAVERLAGGAGRWSSTKLSRAENRLVLLKPRDVEHLLDVYGVVDPATREAVVQLAVDARQKGWWTKFGDDFPEDSRPFISMEGGLVAMRDYQNMLVNGLLQTADYARAVMNTVHPGEWLPVEVERRVAARMVRQHMFARDCPPNLHFIIDENVLDRCVGDRSVMRGQLRKLLDVSESPNVTIQVLPRSVGGGPGLEGPFSILTLPDPVPDVGYVEGHAGSLYIEDREHVRALTLRFGILTELALSRADSRNALAEAMKGHEK; this comes from the coding sequence ATGGCGGAGGATCTGGGGAGCCGTGTGTCCGTGGTGCGACAGTGGCAGTTGGCGGCAACGCTGAAGCGACTGCGGGAGGAAGCCGGGCTGACGCAGGACCAGGCCGTGGAGCGTCTCGCCGGCGGAGCGGGGCGGTGGTCGTCGACCAAGCTGTCGCGCGCCGAGAACCGACTGGTACTGCTGAAGCCACGAGACGTCGAGCATCTGTTGGACGTGTACGGGGTGGTCGATCCCGCGACCCGTGAGGCTGTCGTCCAACTGGCTGTGGATGCCAGGCAAAAAGGTTGGTGGACGAAGTTCGGTGATGATTTTCCGGAGGATTCTCGCCCTTTCATCAGTATGGAAGGCGGTCTTGTCGCCATGCGGGATTATCAGAACATGCTCGTCAATGGGCTCCTCCAGACCGCCGATTACGCGCGCGCTGTGATGAACACTGTCCATCCGGGCGAGTGGCTCCCCGTTGAAGTGGAGCGTCGAGTGGCGGCGCGGATGGTTCGCCAACACATGTTTGCTCGCGACTGTCCGCCCAACCTTCACTTCATCATTGACGAGAACGTGCTGGACAGGTGTGTCGGAGACCGGAGTGTCATGCGCGGGCAACTTCGCAAGTTGCTGGACGTCTCCGAAAGTCCCAATGTGACGATCCAGGTGCTGCCGCGCAGCGTAGGTGGTGGGCCTGGCTTGGAAGGGCCATTCTCGATCCTGACCTTGCCTGACCCGGTGCCAGACGTTGGTTACGTCGAGGGGCATGCCGGTAGTCTGTATATCGAGGATCGGGAGCACGTGCGCGCCCTCACGCTTCGGTTCGGCATACTGACGGAACTGGCGCTCTCTCGCGCGGACTCCCGAAACGCGCTTGCCGAAGCGATGAAAGGACACGAGAAGTGA
- a CDS encoding ADP-ribosylglycohydrolase family protein, whose translation MNQRASGCVFGLAYGDALGGPVEFAQFGRIVERYGVGGPRELEGDPARVTDDTQMALAVADALLAAGGQPDGWRPAPVVEALRNTFAAWWASPENTRAPGMTCLHACEGLAGGKTWREATGRGSKGCGANMRVAPVGLVPGLDDDLRAALAQMQAAMTHGHPTALAASELTAFAVHWLRGGMPPTALMGALQERCREQREVWREEWLADLWMGPGVRTAEEYIARGWDECADALETVADALRRGPDREADPCLATGDGWVAEEALATGLYCFLMFPEEPVSAVARAAGSSGDSDSIACLTGAFAGAAYGMEAWPAEWAERIEYAEELRRIGRAWD comes from the coding sequence GTGAACCAACGCGCGAGCGGTTGTGTGTTCGGACTGGCGTACGGAGACGCGCTCGGCGGGCCCGTCGAGTTCGCCCAGTTCGGGCGGATAGTCGAGCGGTACGGCGTGGGAGGGCCGAGGGAACTGGAAGGGGACCCGGCACGGGTCACCGACGACACCCAGATGGCGCTCGCCGTGGCGGACGCGCTGCTGGCCGCCGGCGGGCAGCCGGACGGCTGGCGGCCGGCGCCGGTGGTGGAGGCGCTGCGGAACACCTTCGCCGCCTGGTGGGCCAGCCCGGAGAACACCCGGGCCCCCGGCATGACCTGCCTGCACGCCTGCGAAGGGCTGGCCGGCGGGAAGACCTGGCGGGAGGCCACCGGGCGCGGCTCCAAGGGCTGCGGCGCCAACATGCGGGTGGCCCCCGTCGGCCTGGTCCCCGGGCTGGACGACGACCTGCGCGCCGCGCTCGCCCAGATGCAGGCCGCGATGACCCACGGCCACCCGACCGCGCTGGCCGCCAGCGAACTCACCGCGTTCGCGGTGCACTGGCTGCGCGGCGGCATGCCCCCGACCGCGCTGATGGGAGCGCTCCAAGAGCGTTGCCGGGAGCAGCGCGAGGTGTGGCGGGAGGAGTGGTTGGCGGACCTGTGGATGGGGCCGGGAGTGCGGACGGCCGAGGAGTACATCGCCCGGGGGTGGGACGAGTGCGCCGACGCCCTGGAGACGGTGGCGGACGCCCTGCGCCGGGGGCCGGACCGGGAGGCGGATCCGTGCCTGGCCACGGGCGACGGATGGGTCGCCGAGGAGGCGCTGGCGACGGGGTTGTACTGCTTCCTGATGTTTCCGGAGGAGCCGGTCTCCGCGGTGGCCCGGGCGGCGGGATCCTCCGGGGATTCCGACTCCATCGCCTGTCTGACCGGGGCGTTCGCCGGCGCCGCGTACGGGATGGAGGCGTGGCCGGCGGAGTGGGCGGAGCGCATCGAGTACGCGGAGGAGCTGAGGAGGATCGGGCGCGCCTGGGACTGA
- a CDS encoding TetR/AcrR family transcriptional regulator: protein MSANAGRTARERVRAELISEILRIAREQLATEGATGLSLRAISREMGMVSSAIYRYFPSRDELLTALIIEGYDAIGEAAERADAAVARADHFGRWLALCRAVRQWALAHPHQYALLYGSPVPGYRAPQDTNDPASRSAATFGRILADACRAGAVRRPEHLPPSPAEFGADAARIRAAVMPDVPDDVVARALAAWTGLFGAVSFELFGQFNNVVTEREALFEHTATCLGRLIGLPG from the coding sequence ATGAGCGCCAACGCCGGCCGCACCGCACGGGAACGCGTGCGGGCCGAACTGATCAGCGAGATCCTCCGGATCGCCCGGGAGCAACTGGCCACCGAGGGGGCGACGGGGCTCTCCCTCCGGGCCATCAGCCGGGAGATGGGAATGGTCTCCTCCGCGATCTACCGCTACTTCCCGAGCCGCGACGAACTGCTCACCGCCCTGATCATCGAGGGCTACGACGCCATCGGCGAGGCCGCGGAGCGGGCGGACGCCGCCGTCGCCCGCGCCGACCACTTCGGGCGGTGGCTGGCGCTGTGCCGGGCGGTGCGGCAGTGGGCGCTGGCCCACCCCCACCAGTACGCGCTGCTCTACGGCTCCCCGGTGCCGGGATACCGGGCGCCGCAGGACACCAACGATCCCGCGTCGCGCAGCGCCGCCACCTTCGGGCGCATCCTCGCCGACGCCTGCCGGGCGGGCGCGGTGCGCCGCCCGGAGCACCTGCCGCCCTCCCCGGCCGAGTTCGGCGCGGACGCCGCCCGGATCCGCGCGGCCGTCATGCCGGACGTGCCGGACGACGTGGTCGCCCGGGCGCTGGCGGCCTGGACCGGCCTGTTCGGCGCCGTCAGCTTCGAGCTGTTCGGGCAGTTCAACAACGTGGTGACGGAACGCGAGGCGCTGTTCGAGCACACCGCCACCTGCCTGGGACGGCTCATCGGACTGCCCGGCTGA
- a CDS encoding S41 family peptidase, with translation MSGCLRRCRQGATLAAAFGAAVAMGAATGAWGQGSAEVAGAQSRPAVVDRSESQVARGDERPALLAGASPRAADGVDGADGAVEPWGATVTGTGEASGLRGLEGLELTAEEARALIAASGDEWAAYYDPERFESFESSLEGHYTGVGLWVRPDDGGRTVRIDGVRPGGPAARAGVVEGDRLLAVDGVPVSGLASTEVVALLRGGSADSGAGSAVALRLAGADGAEREVRLVRELLSNGDVAVDRLSGGVTRIAVETFSSGVAAQVREAMQQAGRDAEEAADAAVGHGGVVLDLRGNSGGLVSEAVATASVFLDGGVVALYDGPNGLEELRAEPGGDARTPLVVLVDGATRSAGELVAAALQDRGRAVVVGSTTFGKGTVQEPSTLADGSVVERTVGEYFGPQGRRVDGVGVRPDLPVEPGEPAEVAERQALTVLAGLAPAG, from the coding sequence ATGTCCGGTTGTCTTCGACGCTGCCGCCAGGGGGCGACCCTCGCCGCCGCGTTCGGCGCCGCGGTCGCCATGGGCGCGGCCACCGGCGCCTGGGGGCAGGGCTCGGCCGAGGTGGCCGGCGCCCAGTCGCGCCCGGCCGTGGTGGACCGCTCCGAGTCGCAGGTGGCCCGTGGGGACGAGCGCCCCGCGCTGCTCGCGGGCGCCTCGCCGCGCGCCGCGGACGGCGTGGACGGCGCCGACGGCGCGGTGGAGCCGTGGGGCGCCACGGTCACCGGGACCGGGGAGGCGTCCGGCCTGCGCGGCCTGGAGGGGCTGGAGCTGACCGCCGAGGAGGCGCGGGCGCTGATCGCGGCCAGCGGTGACGAGTGGGCGGCCTACTACGACCCGGAGCGCTTCGAGAGCTTCGAGTCCTCGCTGGAGGGCCACTACACCGGTGTCGGGCTGTGGGTCCGGCCGGACGACGGTGGCCGCACGGTGCGGATCGACGGGGTGCGCCCCGGCGGCCCGGCGGCGCGCGCCGGGGTGGTCGAGGGGGACCGGCTGCTGGCGGTGGACGGCGTGCCGGTGAGCGGTCTGGCCTCCACCGAGGTGGTGGCGCTGCTGCGCGGCGGGTCCGCCGACTCCGGGGCGGGCAGCGCGGTGGCGCTGCGGCTGGCGGGGGCGGACGGTGCCGAGCGCGAGGTGAGGCTCGTCCGTGAGCTGCTGTCCAACGGGGACGTCGCGGTGGACCGGCTGAGCGGCGGTGTGACCAGGATCGCCGTGGAGACCTTCTCCTCCGGGGTGGCGGCCCAGGTGCGCGAGGCGATGCAGCAGGCCGGGCGGGACGCGGAGGAGGCGGCGGACGCGGCCGTCGGCCACGGCGGCGTCGTGCTGGACCTGCGCGGCAACTCCGGCGGGCTGGTGAGCGAGGCGGTGGCCACCGCCTCGGTGTTCCTGGACGGCGGCGTGGTGGCGCTCTACGACGGTCCGAACGGGCTGGAGGAGCTGCGCGCGGAGCCGGGCGGGGACGCCCGCACCCCGCTGGTGGTGCTGGTGGACGGCGCCACCCGCAGCGCCGGCGAGCTGGTGGCGGCGGCGCTCCAGGACCGCGGCCGGGCGGTGGTGGTCGGCTCGACGACGTTCGGCAAGGGCACCGTGCAGGAGCCCAGCACGCTGGCGGACGGCTCGGTGGTGGAGCGGACCGTCGGCGAGTACTTCGGCCCCCAGGGGCGGCGGGTGGACGGCGTCGGGGTGCGGCCGGACCTCCCGGTGGAGCCGGGGGAGCCGGCGGAGGTCGCCGAGCGGCAGGCGCTCACGGTGCTGGCCGGCCTGGCGCCGGCCGGCTGA
- a CDS encoding winged helix DNA-binding domain-containing protein produces MTQPTLTTRALNRALLARQSLLERAAGTSAVELVGSIGALQAQYWPAPPVALWSRLADFDAAELYAALAERRLVTGTLLRATLHLVTARDHPAYAVATDASGATAWRRTGDRAPLPELERLRAQLPAFAAAGVGPRTAEEITAFVEAHVARLPAEAAPEEEVAWQREHGWRPFRGTVTLVRAPEDGEWGPGKPEAYLPGPGLTDPPDPEEALREVIRRHLRAFGPAAPDDVAQWIGWRTTPVKAALADLADELVCFREEGGGSRPLYDLPDAPRPPEDTPAPVRLLPWFDSLLLAYAPARRGRVLPEAHRAAVYAKANLQVRPTFLVDGMVAGTWSLERRGRRAALTLRPLEPLTPATRRALLDEAERLVHFCRPDATAHDVTLDE; encoded by the coding sequence GTGACTCAGCCGACCCTGACCACCCGGGCCCTGAACCGTGCGCTGCTCGCCCGGCAGAGCCTGCTAGAACGGGCCGCCGGGACCTCCGCCGTGGAACTGGTCGGGTCCATCGGAGCGCTGCAGGCGCAGTACTGGCCGGCACCGCCCGTCGCGCTGTGGAGCCGGCTGGCCGACTTCGACGCCGCCGAACTGTACGCGGCGCTCGCCGAGCGGCGGCTGGTCACCGGCACCCTGCTCCGGGCCACCCTGCACCTGGTCACCGCCCGCGACCACCCGGCCTACGCGGTGGCCACCGACGCCTCCGGGGCCACGGCCTGGCGGCGCACCGGCGACCGGGCACCGCTGCCGGAGCTGGAGCGGCTGCGCGCGCAACTGCCCGCCTTCGCCGCCGCCGGCGTCGGCCCCCGCACCGCCGAGGAGATCACCGCCTTCGTCGAGGCCCACGTGGCGCGCCTGCCGGCCGAGGCGGCGCCCGAGGAGGAGGTGGCCTGGCAGCGCGAGCACGGCTGGCGCCCCTTCCGCGGCACGGTGACCCTGGTGCGCGCCCCCGAGGACGGAGAATGGGGGCCGGGCAAGCCCGAGGCGTACCTGCCGGGCCCCGGCCTCACCGACCCGCCGGACCCCGAGGAGGCGCTGCGCGAGGTGATCCGCCGCCACCTGCGCGCCTTCGGCCCCGCCGCGCCGGACGACGTGGCGCAGTGGATCGGCTGGCGGACCACCCCGGTGAAGGCCGCGCTCGCCGACCTCGCCGACGAACTCGTGTGCTTCCGGGAGGAGGGCGGCGGCAGCCGCCCGCTCTACGACCTCCCCGACGCCCCCCGCCCGCCCGAGGACACCCCCGCCCCGGTGCGGCTGCTGCCCTGGTTCGACAGCCTGCTGCTCGCCTACGCCCCCGCCCGCCGCGGCCGCGTGCTGCCCGAGGCGCACCGCGCCGCCGTCTACGCCAAGGCCAACCTCCAGGTGCGACCGACCTTCCTGGTGGACGGCATGGTCGCCGGCACGTGGTCGCTGGAGCGCCGCGGCCGGCGCGCCGCACTCACCCTCCGCCCCCTGGAACCCCTCACCCCCGCCACCCGCCGAGCCCTGCTCGACGAGGCCGAACGCCTGGTCCACTTCTGCCGCCCCGACGCCACCGCCCACGACGTCACCCTCGACGAGTAG
- a CDS encoding aldo/keto reductase, with protein sequence MPTRRLGSSGPRVSAIGLGLMGMSDLYGPADEGESIATIHAALDAGITLLDTGDFYGMGHNELLLRDALRGRRREQAVISVKFGAMRDPAGGWMGPDGRPAAVKNFLAYSLRRLGTDHVDVYRPARLDPAVPIEETVGAIAEMVQAGYVRHIGLSEVGAETLRRAAAVHPITDLQIEYSLLSRGIEAEILPTARELGIAVTAYGVLSRGLLSGHWTADRALGADDFRGHSPRFAGENLQRNLALVQALRAVAEARGATVAQVAAAWVLHRGEDVVPLVGARRRDRLAESLAAADLTLTPEELADIERAVPAGAAAGERYAADQMDMLDSERA encoded by the coding sequence ATGCCCACCCGCCGCCTCGGCTCCAGCGGCCCCCGGGTCTCGGCCATCGGCCTCGGCCTGATGGGCATGTCCGACCTCTACGGCCCGGCCGACGAGGGCGAGTCGATCGCCACGATCCACGCCGCCCTCGACGCCGGCATCACCCTGCTGGACACCGGCGACTTCTACGGCATGGGCCACAACGAACTGCTGCTCCGCGACGCCCTGCGCGGCCGGCGGCGCGAGCAGGCGGTGATCAGCGTCAAGTTCGGCGCCATGCGGGACCCGGCGGGCGGCTGGATGGGCCCCGACGGCCGTCCCGCCGCCGTGAAGAACTTCCTCGCCTACAGCCTGCGCCGGCTCGGCACCGACCACGTCGACGTCTACCGCCCGGCGCGGCTGGACCCGGCCGTGCCCATCGAGGAGACCGTCGGGGCCATCGCCGAGATGGTCCAGGCAGGGTACGTCCGCCACATCGGGCTGTCCGAGGTGGGCGCCGAGACGCTGCGCCGGGCCGCGGCCGTGCACCCGATCACCGACCTCCAGATCGAGTACTCTCTGCTCTCCCGCGGCATCGAGGCCGAAATCCTGCCGACCGCCCGCGAGCTCGGCATCGCCGTCACCGCCTACGGGGTGCTCTCCCGCGGCCTGCTCAGCGGCCACTGGACGGCCGACCGGGCCCTGGGCGCCGACGACTTCCGCGGCCACAGCCCCCGCTTCGCCGGCGAGAACCTCCAGCGCAACCTCGCCCTGGTCCAGGCGCTCCGCGCGGTCGCCGAGGCCAGGGGCGCCACCGTCGCCCAGGTCGCCGCCGCCTGGGTGCTCCACCGCGGCGAGGACGTCGTGCCGCTGGTCGGCGCCCGCCGCCGGGACCGGCTCGCCGAGTCCCTCGCCGCTGCCGACCTCACCCTCACCCCGGAGGAGCTGGCGGACATCGAACGCGCCGTCCCGGCCGGTGCGGCGGCCGGCGAACGCTACGCCGCCGACCAGATGGACATGCTGGACAGCGAACGGGCCTGA
- the smpB gene encoding SsrA-binding protein SmpB, which translates to MAKMNANQKAKLRAKEAGRTLVAQNKKARHDYLIKDTWECGLVLMGTEVKSLRAGRASLVDGYAEVKDGEVWLRGVHIPEYSHGTWTNHAARRPRKLLMHRMEIHRLIGKLKESGLTLVPLSLYFVNGRAKVELALAQGKKTHDKRQALAEAQSKREAQRMMAWRNRRV; encoded by the coding sequence ATGGCCAAGATGAACGCGAACCAGAAGGCGAAGCTGAGGGCCAAGGAGGCCGGGCGCACGCTCGTCGCGCAGAACAAGAAGGCGCGGCACGACTATCTCATCAAGGACACCTGGGAGTGCGGCCTGGTGCTGATGGGCACCGAGGTGAAGTCGCTGCGGGCGGGTCGGGCTTCGCTGGTCGACGGCTACGCGGAAGTCAAGGACGGCGAGGTGTGGCTGCGCGGGGTGCACATCCCGGAGTACTCGCACGGCACCTGGACGAACCACGCGGCGCGCCGCCCCCGCAAGCTGCTCATGCACCGGATGGAGATCCACCGGCTGATCGGCAAGCTGAAGGAGTCCGGCCTGACGCTGGTGCCGCTGTCGCTGTACTTCGTGAATGGGCGGGCGAAGGTGGAACTTGCCCTCGCCCAGGGAAAGAAGACCCACGACAAGCGGCAGGCACTGGCCGAGGCGCAGTCCAAGCGGGAGGCGCAGCGGATGATGGCCTGGCGCAACCGCCGGGTGTAG